A genomic stretch from Desulfovibrio sp. TomC includes:
- a CDS encoding MBL fold metallo-hydrolase, translated as MYFKQITTPGLGCFSYVVGCPAVGEAMVVDPRRDIGPYLEIARDEGMRITHVIETHLHADHVSGGQELRAATGATIHIHPAAGVDYPFEPLAEGQSITVGTARLEVLFTPGHTPNSVSLVVSDLARSPEPALVLTGDVLFVGDIGRPDLPGAEILEEQVENLYHSLYTTLGRLPADLEVYPAHGQGSLCGRGMSAKGVSTLGYERRANAMLGFADFAGFQAAVMARFPARPKSFSHIIETNRRGAPLLDRCPMARELSPERFEAAMAGKDTVVIDARDAAAFGGTHIPGSLNIGFEKQLANWVGMSVAPDSKILLVAENRERAGAMRVELLRIGYDDILGHLAGGMAAWTRSGRRVASLGQLSVADLAVDLGSATPPTLLDVRTDAEWEAGHIAQAVHQSFADILDGGVDLCFAGPVAVVCGSGYRSNIIGSALAAKGCTQVRSVAGGMTAWTRAGLPVAVG; from the coding sequence ATGTATTTCAAGCAGATCACCACGCCCGGACTGGGCTGTTTTTCCTATGTCGTCGGCTGCCCGGCCGTGGGCGAGGCCATGGTGGTGGACCCCCGGCGCGATATTGGGCCGTATCTGGAAATCGCCCGGGACGAGGGCATGCGGATCACGCACGTCATTGAAACCCATCTCCACGCCGACCACGTAAGCGGCGGCCAGGAACTGCGGGCGGCAACCGGCGCGACCATCCACATCCACCCGGCCGCCGGCGTGGACTACCCCTTTGAGCCGCTGGCCGAAGGACAGAGCATCACCGTGGGCACGGCCCGCCTCGAAGTGCTTTTTACCCCGGGCCACACGCCCAACTCCGTGTCGCTTGTGGTCAGCGATCTGGCCCGCTCGCCCGAACCGGCCCTGGTGCTGACCGGCGACGTGCTCTTTGTCGGCGACATCGGCCGGCCCGATCTGCCCGGCGCGGAGATCCTGGAGGAACAGGTCGAGAACCTGTACCACAGCCTCTACACCACTCTCGGCCGGCTCCCGGCCGACCTGGAGGTCTACCCGGCCCACGGCCAGGGGTCGCTGTGCGGCCGGGGCATGAGCGCCAAGGGCGTGTCCACGCTTGGCTACGAGCGCCGGGCCAACGCCATGCTGGGGTTTGCCGATTTCGCCGGCTTCCAGGCGGCGGTCATGGCCCGGTTTCCGGCCCGGCCCAAGAGTTTTTCCCACATCATCGAGACCAACCGCCGGGGTGCGCCGCTGCTCGACCGTTGCCCCATGGCCCGGGAGCTGTCCCCGGAGCGCTTCGAAGCGGCCATGGCCGGCAAGGACACCGTGGTCATTGACGCCCGGGACGCGGCGGCCTTTGGCGGGACACACATTCCGGGCAGCCTCAACATCGGCTTTGAGAAGCAGCTCGCCAACTGGGTGGGCATGTCCGTGGCTCCGGACTCGAAAATCCTGCTCGTGGCCGAGAACCGGGAGCGGGCCGGAGCCATGCGCGTCGAACTGTTGCGCATCGGCTACGACGACATCCTGGGCCATCTGGCCGGCGGCATGGCCGCCTGGACCCGAAGCGGCCGGCGGGTGGCTTCTCTGGGGCAACTGTCGGTGGCCGACCTGGCCGTGGATCTGGGGAGCGCCACCCCGCCAACGCTCCTTGACGTGCGCACCGACGCCGAATGGGAAGCCGGACACATTGCCCAGGCCGTCCATCAGAGCTTTGCCGACATCCTGGACGGCGGCGTGGACCTGTGCTTTGCCGGCCCGGTGGCCGTGGTGTGCGGTTCGGGCTACCGTTCCAACATCATCGGCAGCGCCCTGGCCGCCAAGGGCTGCACCCAGGTGCGTTCGGTGGCCGGCGGCATGACGGCCTGGACCCGGGCCGGGCTGCCGGTGGCCGTCGGCTGA
- a CDS encoding flavodoxin family protein, whose product MPGPPVVFLCSPRAGGNSDTAGLAFAEGLARAGAGPRVIALREHAVAPCRGCGACAGAGHRCPLDREGDAAQALFAALDAAPLAAFAAPIYFYHVPALFKAFIDRAQRRYEIRAAAGEAGKALPARPAYPLLVAGRPQGERLFEGALLTLKYFLWPFGFVPAEPVLVRGLDAPGDLAGQAAALAGFVAAGQAAGQ is encoded by the coding sequence ATGCCCGGCCCTCCGGTGGTTTTCCTGTGCAGTCCCCGGGCCGGCGGCAATTCCGACACGGCCGGGCTGGCCTTTGCCGAGGGGCTGGCCCGGGCCGGGGCCGGGCCGAGGGTGATTGCCCTGCGCGAGCATGCCGTGGCCCCCTGCCGGGGCTGCGGGGCCTGTGCCGGGGCAGGGCATCGCTGTCCGCTCGACCGGGAGGGCGATGCGGCCCAGGCGCTTTTTGCCGCCCTGGACGCCGCGCCGCTGGCCGCCTTTGCCGCGCCGATCTATTTCTACCACGTGCCGGCCCTGTTCAAAGCGTTCATCGACCGGGCCCAGCGTCGCTACGAGATCCGGGCGGCGGCCGGGGAAGCGGGCAAGGCCTTGCCGGCCCGGCCGGCCTATCCCCTGCTGGTGGCCGGCCGGCCCCAGGGGGAGCGGCTTTTTGAGGGGGCGCTTTTGACGCTCAAATATTTCCTGTGGCCCTTCGGCTTTGTGCCTGCCGAGCCGGTGCTGGTGCGCGGCCTGGACGCTCCGGGCGATCTGGCCGGCCAGGCTGCGGCCTTGGCCGGGTTTGTCGCGGCCGGGCAGGCGGCCGGGCAGTGA
- a CDS encoding MBL fold metallo-hydrolase, with the protein MDIVSFPLGPLETNCYLAVFGQNALAVDVGGNPGPVLAQMQSRGLTLDAICLTHLHCDHLYGVAALVRETGARVLAGAEDAMLMDTELGRGGLMGLPLVDPFDWQPVAPGEMILAGQPCRVLATPGHSPGSRSYYFPEAAAVFVGDLLFYRSIGRTDFAGGDYDVLIEAVVSQIFSLPEKTLVYPGHGPATTVGDEKRHNPFFSEFAK; encoded by the coding sequence ATGGATATTGTTTCGTTTCCTCTGGGACCGCTTGAGACCAATTGTTACCTGGCTGTTTTTGGCCAAAACGCCCTGGCTGTGGACGTCGGCGGCAATCCCGGCCCGGTGTTGGCCCAGATGCAGTCCCGCGGCCTGACCCTGGACGCCATCTGCCTGACCCACCTGCACTGCGACCATCTCTACGGCGTGGCCGCCCTGGTCCGCGAGACCGGGGCCAGGGTCCTGGCCGGGGCCGAAGACGCCATGCTCATGGATACGGAGCTTGGCCGTGGCGGACTCATGGGCCTGCCCCTGGTCGACCCCTTTGACTGGCAGCCGGTGGCCCCGGGCGAGATGATTCTTGCCGGGCAGCCCTGCCGGGTGCTGGCCACTCCGGGCCATTCCCCGGGCAGCCGGTCGTATTATTTCCCGGAGGCTGCGGCTGTTTTTGTCGGCGACCTGCTTTTTTACCGGTCCATCGGCCGCACGGATTTTGCCGGCGGCGACTACGATGTGCTGATCGAGGCCGTTGTGTCCCAGATCTTTTCCCTGCCGGAGAAGACGCTTGTCTACCCCGGCCATGGTCCGGCCACGACGGTCGGCGATGAAAAGCGCCACAATCCGTTTTTCTCGGAATTCGCCAAGTGA
- a CDS encoding response regulator, which yields MAHILIASHQPEALAPFLAALAEAGCRVDLAPSAKAAQEAVRHEPPTLCLVDGDLPDMTALALVSRLIEINACVTSAVVSPLTDEAFHEAGEGLGILMRLSPGPGPNEARTLLATLTTLGG from the coding sequence ATGGCCCATATCCTGATTGCCAGCCACCAGCCCGAGGCCCTGGCCCCGTTTCTTGCCGCCCTGGCCGAGGCCGGCTGCCGGGTGGACCTCGCCCCCAGCGCCAAGGCCGCCCAGGAAGCCGTGCGCCATGAACCGCCCACCCTGTGCCTGGTGGACGGCGACCTGCCGGACATGACGGCCCTGGCCCTGGTCAGCCGCCTGATCGAAATCAATGCCTGCGTCACCTCGGCCGTGGTCTCGCCGCTCACCGACGAGGCCTTCCACGAGGCCGGCGAGGGCCTGGGCATCCTCATGCGCCTGTCCCCCGGCCCAGGGCCAAACGAGGCCAGAACCCTGCTGGCCACTCTGACCACCCTTGGCGGATAA
- a CDS encoding Tim44 domain-containing protein, protein MGRTTCVLLAVFLLLFASVDYAAAKRLGGGSSIGNRQSFSSSTTPRPGMGAPSDGFGAQQARPNPIGATPGGGFFSRPGIGGMLGGLAVGGLLGSMLFGGGGHGAGGPGLLDLLLIGGGLFLLFKFLRSRRQAAADGPAMSRPMERTYEAQPTPQAAAAAGGWANLGAEAAPAGPTVPPGFDAEEFLAGAKTLFARMQRSWSQRNLADIEAFSTAAFMTDVRQQAAADPTPTPTDVLLVDAKLLEVRSQNGVTIASAYFDTLLREDPKAGQAEQVREVWHFVRRETVPGDSWKLDAIQQMDS, encoded by the coding sequence GTGGGGAGAACCACTTGCGTGTTGCTGGCTGTTTTTCTTTTGCTTTTTGCAAGCGTGGACTATGCCGCCGCCAAACGGCTGGGCGGGGGCAGTTCCATTGGCAACCGCCAGTCCTTTAGCTCGTCCACAACCCCCCGGCCGGGCATGGGTGCGCCGTCCGACGGCTTTGGCGCCCAGCAGGCCCGGCCCAATCCGATTGGGGCCACTCCCGGCGGCGGCTTTTTCTCGCGTCCGGGTATCGGCGGGATGCTCGGCGGCCTGGCCGTTGGCGGCCTGCTCGGTTCCATGTTGTTTGGCGGCGGCGGGCACGGGGCCGGCGGTCCGGGCCTGCTCGATCTGCTGCTGATCGGCGGCGGCTTGTTTTTGCTCTTTAAGTTCCTGCGTTCGAGACGCCAGGCCGCGGCCGACGGGCCGGCCATGAGCCGTCCCATGGAGCGCACCTACGAGGCCCAGCCGACTCCACAGGCCGCGGCCGCTGCCGGCGGCTGGGCCAATCTCGGGGCCGAGGCCGCGCCGGCCGGGCCGACGGTCCCGCCGGGCTTTGACGCCGAGGAGTTTCTGGCCGGGGCCAAGACGCTGTTTGCCCGGATGCAACGCTCCTGGAGCCAGCGCAATCTGGCCGACATCGAGGCCTTTTCCACAGCAGCCTTCATGACCGACGTGCGCCAGCAGGCCGCAGCCGATCCCACGCCGACGCCAACCGACGTGCTGCTCGTGGATGCCAAGCTTCTTGAGGTGCGCAGCCAAAACGGGGTGACCATCGCCTCGGCCTATTTCGATACCCTGCTTCGTGAGGACCCCAAGGCGGGCCAGGCCGAGCAGGTGCGCGAGGTCTGGCATTTCGTGCGCCGGGAAACCGTCCCGGGCGACAGCTGGAAACTCGACGCCATCCAGCAGATGGACAGTTAA
- a CDS encoding FmdB family zinc ribbon protein has protein sequence MPLYEIVCDACSFAGEVLSPGVADAPACPQCGAPARKLLSATSSLTGKAASGGRPGPSDHGCCGSRPGQAAGCAGPGSCCGKAG, from the coding sequence ATGCCGCTTTATGAAATTGTCTGCGACGCCTGCTCCTTTGCCGGCGAAGTGCTCAGTCCTGGCGTCGCCGACGCCCCGGCCTGCCCCCAGTGCGGCGCGCCGGCCCGAAAACTGCTTTCGGCCACCAGTTCGCTCACCGGCAAGGCGGCCTCCGGCGGCCGGCCCGGCCCCTCCGACCACGGCTGCTGCGGCTCCCGGCCCGGACAGGCTGCCGGTTGCGCCGGTCCCGGCTCGTGCTGCGGCAAGGCGGGTTGA
- a CDS encoding ComF family protein yields the protein MRLVPACRAGLTAGRACLADVAALAGRLGRVLLPLCDRCQVCRGLLAGAGGGEGAWAEPGARSGGREGEKSPVCPACAPGLAPRLGGYCPRCGAFAADADALPGLCLECRQNGRVWDGFAFHGRYEGLLRELVLGFKFSGRLGQGRLLAGFLAEAWLRAAGRSGSGSMDAGAPDCLVPVPLYPRRLSWRGFNQSLELARLLGRELSRPVCAQGLVRVRNTIPQSQLPGRQRLTNLVGAFEGQPRLVAGRHVLLIDDVMTTGATVETAARALRLAGATRVDVAVVAR from the coding sequence GTGAGGCTCGTGCCGGCCTGTCGGGCTGGTCTGACGGCCGGCCGGGCCTGTCTGGCTGATGTGGCCGCTTTGGCCGGCCGTCTGGGCCGGGTGCTCCTGCCGTTGTGCGATCGCTGCCAGGTCTGCCGGGGCCTCTTGGCCGGGGCCGGCGGCGGGGAAGGGGCCTGGGCCGAACCCGGGGCCAGGAGCGGGGGGAGAGAAGGGGAAAAAAGTCCGGTGTGCCCGGCCTGCGCCCCGGGGCTGGCCCCCCGGCTCGGCGGGTATTGCCCGCGCTGCGGCGCCTTTGCGGCCGATGCCGACGCCCTGCCCGGGCTTTGCCTGGAGTGTCGCCAAAACGGCCGGGTGTGGGACGGGTTTGCCTTCCACGGCCGCTACGAGGGGCTGTTGCGTGAGCTGGTGCTGGGGTTCAAATTCAGCGGCCGTCTTGGCCAGGGCCGGCTTTTGGCCGGGTTTCTGGCCGAGGCCTGGCTGCGTGCGGCCGGACGAAGCGGCAGCGGGTCCATGGACGCCGGCGCGCCGGATTGCCTGGTGCCGGTGCCGCTTTATCCCCGCCGCCTGTCCTGGCGGGGCTTTAACCAGAGTCTGGAACTGGCCCGGCTGCTTGGTCGGGAACTTTCGCGCCCGGTGTGCGCCCAGGGGCTTGTGCGGGTGCGCAACACCATCCCCCAAAGCCAGTTGCCGGGCCGCCAGCGTCTGACCAATCTGGTCGGGGCGTTCGAGGGGCAGCCCCGGCTGGTGGCCGGACGGCATGTGCTTTTAATCGACGACGTCATGACCACCGGGGCCACGGTGGAGACGGCGGCGCGGGCCTTGCGCCTGGCCGGGGCGACCCGGGTGGACGTGGCGGTGGTGGCCCGCTAA
- a CDS encoding tetratricopeptide repeat-containing diguanylate cyclase has product MPAAALTQHDLIAHEHFLRDIFSRFLAFKTHSLYFPKSADDAVAAGFGPDFATAVSLPGERRVMVPLCAEGSLLGVFVARGASLGAPRTLLPLLPRIAAMALGQLRLTLAAATDSLTGLATGGALLAAVTREIESVQDRILPGAASLVDPGLSGWHGGFGLVVLDLDHFSRVAGRFGFVTAEDVLARAGAVIGRLCPEGGVAARLHDDLFALFLRAASAVKCRETAEAVLGELSRTAFPIPSMGESLTLSASAGCVTYPQDVRGGQFAASPAEQARLLVHKAKKGLAVAKDLGRNQVMPYNRILPEGGTVLENLPMARLAVSLGRWVEAEAGQRFLVWSPRLERTVDVRTTDGQRLSGRTPATIKGEIVLVEVGEDMAFAEALHLADPDLPLEPGDRLALVPETDDEAGAVPAGPPRKDPASGLYGHRDFLRATAADREKRPAFAQALILLPEVATQRRPGRPAEVDITEAAGLCRQFFGPKAVGGRFSASKLVFFLPERSPEALAEAAEKLMAALQEHLGLTAVTGIAGYPCLDYARGDVAENCRKALNHALLLPKEPRLAVFDTLSLTVSGDRHFALGDIYAAMEEYKQALLADETNALARNSLGICLARLGRLPQARAEFTQVISRDGKNTMALYNLGCVLQRQGDPAAARTAFQKCLRANPGHVSSLLRLGRMAEESRRLAPALKYYRRAAATGNAPALTLRHLARLALTRGRLDEAREHLHQALLLDPKDAFSLQLMARLYLTEGEDPAIAEAMARQAVALRPERKEFWVELSQALAAQGRHDEASAASARAEGV; this is encoded by the coding sequence ATGCCTGCCGCCGCCTTGACCCAGCACGACCTGATCGCCCACGAACATTTTTTACGCGACATTTTCTCCCGCTTCCTGGCCTTTAAAACCCACAGCCTCTATTTCCCCAAATCCGCCGACGACGCCGTAGCCGCCGGATTCGGGCCGGATTTCGCCACCGCCGTTTCGCTGCCCGGCGAACGCCGGGTCATGGTGCCGCTTTGCGCCGAGGGCAGCCTGCTTGGCGTGTTCGTGGCCCGGGGCGCAAGCCTTGGCGCGCCGCGCACCCTGCTTCCCCTGTTGCCGCGCATCGCCGCCATGGCCCTTGGCCAGTTGCGCCTGACCCTGGCGGCGGCCACCGACAGCCTGACCGGGCTGGCCACCGGCGGCGCGCTGCTGGCCGCCGTCACCCGGGAAATCGAAAGCGTCCAGGACCGCATCCTGCCCGGCGCGGCCAGCCTCGTCGATCCCGGGCTGTCGGGCTGGCATGGCGGGTTCGGGCTGGTTGTCCTGGATCTCGACCATTTCAGCCGGGTGGCCGGACGGTTCGGCTTTGTGACCGCCGAGGATGTGCTGGCCCGGGCCGGAGCGGTCATTGGCCGGCTGTGCCCCGAAGGCGGGGTGGCGGCCCGGCTCCACGACGACCTCTTTGCCCTTTTTTTACGGGCGGCCTCGGCAGTGAAGTGCCGGGAGACGGCCGAAGCCGTGCTGGGCGAACTGTCCCGCACCGCCTTCCCCATCCCGTCCATGGGCGAGTCCCTGACCCTGTCGGCCAGCGCCGGCTGCGTCACCTATCCCCAGGACGTACGCGGCGGCCAGTTTGCCGCCTCGCCGGCCGAACAGGCCCGACTGCTCGTCCACAAGGCCAAAAAGGGACTGGCCGTGGCCAAGGATCTTGGTCGCAACCAGGTCATGCCGTACAACCGGATTTTGCCGGAAGGCGGGACGGTGTTGGAAAATCTGCCCATGGCCCGGCTGGCCGTCAGTCTTGGCCGCTGGGTGGAGGCTGAGGCCGGACAACGGTTTCTGGTCTGGTCGCCGCGCCTGGAGCGCACGGTGGACGTGCGCACGACCGACGGCCAGCGCCTAAGCGGCCGCACCCCGGCCACGATCAAGGGCGAAATCGTGCTGGTGGAAGTGGGCGAGGACATGGCCTTTGCCGAGGCGCTCCATCTGGCTGACCCCGACCTGCCCCTGGAACCGGGCGACCGACTGGCCCTGGTCCCGGAAACCGACGACGAGGCAGGCGCCGTCCCGGCCGGACCGCCGCGCAAGGACCCGGCCTCGGGCCTCTACGGCCACCGCGATTTTCTCCGGGCCACCGCCGCCGACCGGGAAAAACGCCCGGCCTTTGCCCAGGCCCTGATCCTGTTGCCCGAAGTGGCCACCCAACGCCGCCCCGGCCGACCGGCCGAGGTCGATATAACCGAAGCGGCTGGCCTTTGCCGCCAGTTTTTCGGACCCAAGGCCGTGGGGGGACGCTTCAGCGCCTCCAAGCTGGTTTTTTTCCTGCCTGAGCGCAGCCCGGAAGCCCTGGCCGAAGCGGCCGAAAAACTCATGGCCGCCCTGCAGGAGCACCTGGGGCTGACCGCGGTGACCGGCATCGCCGGCTACCCCTGCCTGGACTATGCCCGGGGCGATGTGGCCGAGAACTGCCGCAAGGCCCTTAACCATGCGCTGCTGTTGCCCAAGGAGCCGCGTCTGGCCGTGTTCGACACCCTGTCGCTCACCGTCAGCGGCGACCGCCATTTCGCCCTGGGCGACATCTATGCCGCCATGGAGGAATACAAGCAGGCCCTGCTTGCCGACGAAACCAACGCCCTGGCCCGCAATTCCCTGGGCATCTGTCTGGCCCGCCTGGGCCGGCTGCCCCAGGCCCGGGCGGAATTCACCCAGGTCATCAGCCGCGACGGCAAAAACACCATGGCCCTGTACAATCTCGGCTGCGTCCTGCAACGCCAGGGCGACCCGGCCGCCGCCCGAACCGCCTTTCAGAAATGCCTGCGGGCCAACCCCGGCCATGTCTCAAGCCTGCTGCGCCTGGGACGGATGGCCGAGGAGTCCCGGCGTCTGGCCCCGGCCCTGAAATATTACCGCCGGGCCGCCGCCACCGGCAACGCCCCGGCGCTCACCCTGCGCCATCTGGCCCGTCTGGCCCTGACCCGGGGCCGCCTGGACGAGGCCCGGGAGCATCTGCACCAGGCTTTGCTCCTGGACCCCAAAGACGCCTTTTCCCTCCAGCTCATGGCCCGGCTCTATCTGACCGAGGGCGAGGACCCGGCCATAGCCGAAGCCATGGCTCGTCAGGCCGTGGCCCTTCGTCCGGAGCGCAAGGAATTCTGGGTCGAGCTGTCCCAGGCGCTGGCCGCCCAGGGCCGCCACGACGAGGCCAGCGCGGCCAGCGCCCGGGCCGAAGGGGTCTAA
- a CDS encoding TraR/DksA C4-type zinc finger protein, giving the protein MGHLDVDRFSEVLRDMLEILQGKSRESLDVMAREETVCADLADRATVESDRHMALLMGERDRQLIGEIHEALARVKEGEYGICQECGEDIGLARLRAQPTATLCVHCKSLLEDMGRPYMHSAKGDSVFMEE; this is encoded by the coding sequence ATGGGACATCTTGACGTTGATCGGTTCAGTGAAGTGCTGCGCGACATGCTGGAAATATTACAGGGCAAGTCAAGGGAATCGCTGGATGTAATGGCTCGGGAAGAGACAGTCTGTGCCGATCTGGCGGACCGGGCGACTGTGGAATCCGACCGCCATATGGCCCTTTTAATGGGTGAGCGCGACCGCCAGCTTATTGGCGAGATCCATGAAGCCCTGGCCCGAGTCAAGGAAGGCGAATACGGCATCTGCCAGGAGTGCGGCGAAGACATTGGTCTGGCCCGTCTTCGGGCCCAGCCGACAGCCACGTTATGTGTCCACTGCAAATCCTTGCTGGAAGATATGGGTCGCCCCTACATGCACTCGGCCAAGGGTGATTCCGTTTTTATGGAAGAGTAG
- a CDS encoding NifB/NifX family molybdenum-iron cluster-binding protein, protein METIRIAIPSTQPGGLDSEVGAHFGHCDCYTLVDVADGRVASIATLDNMPHVHGGCMAPVNHLSQNGVQVLLAGGMGMRPLMGFAQVGITVYHGGDAASVKEAVDAFLAGTLVPFDRNQTCGGGCA, encoded by the coding sequence ATGGAAACCATCCGTATCGCTATTCCCTCGACCCAGCCCGGCGGCCTTGACAGCGAAGTCGGCGCCCATTTTGGCCACTGCGACTGCTACACCCTGGTCGATGTGGCCGACGGCCGCGTAGCCAGCATCGCCACCCTGGACAACATGCCCCACGTCCACGGCGGCTGCATGGCCCCGGTCAACCACCTGTCCCAAAACGGCGTCCAGGTGCTCCTGGCCGGCGGCATGGGCATGCGCCCGCTCATGGGCTTTGCCCAGGTCGGCATCACGGTCTACCACGGCGGCGACGCCGCCTCGGTCAAAGAAGCCGTGGACGCCTTCCTGGCCGGAACCCTGGTTCCCTTTGACCGCAACCAGACCTGCGGCGGCGGTTGCGCGTAG
- a CDS encoding sensor histidine kinase has protein sequence MAAKPAPTCFAPSERALSDEIDRQFLVLSTHAIPVVLNAIPIIAMVLNRHRQVVHGNRKFIDVLGIGDIREALGKRPGEAFRCVHAAEHPGGCGTSEFCAHCGAVRSILLGLAGQDNVQECAINRDTGSGIEALDLRVSSTLVHLNAEQYLIFSINDVSHENRRRTLERLFFHDMLNTVGGIQGLMEFMVEEAPQELQADARLIYRAVSQLTDEISYQKQLLAAETNELETNITPLRSEDILDVVEATFQSGEQARDKRIERCDNCHDVIFYSDPVLLRRVVGNMVKNALEATTSGGAVRLGCSVDRDAVELWVQNDGVIPRSVQMRIFSRSFSTKGVGRGLGTYSIKLLTERYLGGRASFTSDMEHGTVFRVRLPLDPGGHGDV, from the coding sequence ATGGCCGCCAAGCCCGCCCCGACCTGTTTTGCCCCGTCCGAACGGGCTCTGAGCGACGAGATCGACCGACAGTTCTTGGTCCTCTCCACCCATGCCATCCCGGTTGTCTTAAACGCCATTCCCATCATCGCCATGGTGCTCAACCGCCACCGTCAGGTGGTCCACGGCAACCGAAAATTCATTGATGTGCTGGGCATCGGCGACATCCGCGAGGCCCTTGGCAAACGTCCTGGCGAAGCCTTTCGCTGCGTCCATGCCGCCGAGCATCCCGGCGGCTGCGGCACCAGCGAATTTTGCGCCCACTGCGGGGCCGTGCGCTCCATCCTGCTTGGGCTGGCCGGCCAGGACAACGTCCAGGAATGCGCCATCAACCGGGATACCGGCTCCGGCATCGAGGCCCTGGATCTGCGGGTGTCCTCGACGTTGGTTCATCTCAACGCCGAGCAATACCTGATTTTTTCCATAAATGACGTCAGCCACGAAAACCGGCGACGCACCCTGGAACGCCTCTTTTTCCACGACATGTTAAATACCGTGGGCGGCATCCAGGGACTCATGGAATTCATGGTGGAGGAAGCCCCACAGGAGTTGCAGGCCGATGCCCGGCTCATTTACCGGGCCGTCTCCCAGCTCACCGATGAGATCAGCTACCAAAAGCAGCTGCTTGCCGCCGAGACCAATGAACTGGAAACCAACATCACGCCCCTGCGTTCGGAGGACATCCTCGACGTGGTGGAAGCCACCTTCCAAAGCGGTGAACAGGCCCGGGACAAGCGCATCGAACGCTGCGACAACTGTCACGACGTCATTTTTTATTCCGATCCGGTGCTGTTGCGGCGGGTGGTGGGCAATATGGTCAAAAACGCCCTGGAGGCCACGACCTCGGGCGGGGCCGTGCGTCTGGGCTGCTCGGTCGATCGGGATGCGGTGGAACTGTGGGTGCAAAATGACGGGGTGATCCCCCGCAGCGTGCAGATGCGCATCTTCAGCCGGTCGTTTTCCACCAAGGGCGTGGGCCGCGGCCTTGGCACCTACAGCATCAAATTGCTCACCGAACGCTACCTTGGCGGCCGGGCGAGCTTCACCTCCGACATGGAGCACGGCACTGTCTTTCGCGTCCGCCTGCCCCTGGACCCGGGCGGCCACGGCGACGTCTGA
- a CDS encoding two-component system sensor histidine kinase NtrB, producing MLTFAHSSYFHDLLDSFTAGVIIVNIRGLVYAANAAATDLLGYDGRQLADPALSAAIIARADAPRQLARFLAAPLKHGRKPEPLAMAYAHPDGETRRFRLSGSLLLENGKIFGILIEITDVTEIYRLHERERAMHLGIQAAQQERIRGLGQFSLAVAHQIRNPLMVIGGFTGRLLRGKAADDPETAPLSMILDGAKRLEAVVRAVSEYARRRELAPAMCDPADIASRAFEAAALRTGLSARLTLDASIGLVRTDAACLTEILTELCANALEAEPGANGQVTATATVSITFARTSDAVAVVVADNGPGPDDAALAYAFDPFYTTKAVGVGMGLPIARRRAEDLGARLSLGRSALGGGAARLVLPQPEQAAAVRMTPASATLP from the coding sequence ATGCTGACCTTTGCCCATTCCAGCTACTTTCATGATCTGCTCGACAGTTTTACCGCCGGGGTAATCATCGTCAACATCCGGGGGCTGGTCTACGCCGCCAATGCCGCCGCCACGGACCTGCTTGGCTACGATGGCCGCCAACTGGCCGATCCGGCCTTGTCGGCGGCCATCATCGCCCGGGCTGACGCCCCCAGGCAGCTGGCCCGGTTCCTGGCCGCACCGCTCAAGCACGGCCGCAAGCCCGAGCCCCTGGCTATGGCCTATGCCCATCCCGACGGCGAGACGCGGCGATTTCGCCTGTCCGGGTCGCTTCTGCTGGAAAACGGCAAGATCTTCGGCATTCTCATCGAGATCACCGACGTCACGGAAATCTACCGCCTGCACGAACGGGAGCGGGCCATGCACCTGGGCATCCAGGCCGCCCAGCAGGAACGCATCAGAGGCCTGGGACAGTTTTCCCTGGCCGTGGCCCATCAGATCAGAAATCCCCTCATGGTCATCGGCGGGTTCACCGGGCGGCTCCTGCGGGGCAAGGCGGCAGACGACCCCGAAACAGCGCCGCTGTCCATGATTCTGGATGGAGCCAAACGGTTGGAGGCTGTGGTGCGGGCGGTATCGGAATACGCCCGCAGGCGGGAGCTTGCGCCGGCCATGTGCGATCCGGCCGACATAGCCAGCCGGGCCTTTGAGGCCGCAGCCCTGCGCACGGGTCTTTCGGCCCGCCTCACCCTGGACGCCTCCATCGGGCTTGTGCGCACCGATGCGGCCTGTTTGACGGAAATTCTGACGGAACTGTGCGCCAATGCCCTGGAGGCCGAGCCCGGGGCGAACGGACAGGTCACGGCGACGGCAACCGTTTCCATCACCTTCGCCCGCACATCGGACGCGGTGGCAGTGGTGGTGGCCGACAACGGCCCCGGCCCGGACGACGCCGCCCTGGCCTATGCCTTCGACCCCTTTTACACCACCAAGGCCGTGGGGGTCGGCATGGGGCTGCCCATTGCCAGACGCCGGGCCGAGGACCTGGGCGCGCGCCTCAGTCTGGGCCGCTCCGCCTTGGGAGGCGGGGCGGCCCGGCTCGTCCTGCCCCAACCGGAGCAGGCTGCCGCCGTCCGAATGACGCCGGCATCGGCTACTCTTCCATAA